A stretch of Paracoccus sp. N5 DNA encodes these proteins:
- a CDS encoding AEC family transporter, with amino-acid sequence MTILFDVILPVFIVIGFGYLVAWRRMFSEVAVDGLMRFAQNFAVPVLLFVNVARLDLTENFSIAMWVAFYSGAFVSYFIGWGLALYWLKRSPEDAVAIGFCCLFSNSLLLGIPIMERAYGAEALAGNVAIIAIHSPLLYTFGITMMEVTRARGQSLPAGRIAMRALSGVLHTPLIVGILCGAAMNLLMQAGLVMPEGFWAAAEMMARAALPAALFGLGGVLYRYRPEGDGKAIATCCLASLLIHPTITWSLGQLFQLPVGPLRSAVITASMAPGVNAYLFASIYGAAKRVAATTVLVSTVLSILSIWFWISVLP; translated from the coding sequence ATGACGATCCTTTTCGACGTCATCCTGCCGGTCTTCATCGTCATCGGCTTCGGCTACCTGGTGGCCTGGCGGCGGATGTTCAGCGAGGTGGCGGTCGACGGGCTGATGCGTTTCGCGCAGAATTTCGCGGTGCCGGTGCTGCTGTTCGTGAACGTGGCCCGGCTGGACCTGACCGAGAATTTCAGCATCGCCATGTGGGTGGCCTTCTATAGCGGCGCCTTCGTCTCTTATTTCATCGGCTGGGGGCTGGCGCTCTACTGGCTGAAGCGCAGCCCCGAGGATGCGGTCGCCATCGGCTTCTGCTGCCTGTTCTCGAACTCGCTGCTGCTGGGCATCCCGATCATGGAGCGCGCCTATGGCGCCGAGGCGCTGGCCGGCAATGTCGCGATCATCGCGATCCATTCGCCGCTGCTTTATACCTTCGGCATCACCATGATGGAGGTGACGCGGGCGCGCGGGCAGAGCTTGCCGGCCGGGCGCATCGCCATGCGGGCGCTGTCCGGGGTGCTGCATACGCCGCTGATCGTCGGCATCCTGTGCGGCGCGGCGATGAACCTGCTGATGCAGGCCGGGCTGGTGATGCCCGAGGGTTTCTGGGCCGCGGCCGAGATGATGGCGCGGGCGGCGCTGCCGGCGGCGCTGTTCGGGCTGGGCGGCGTGCTTTACCGCTATCGCCCCGAGGGCGACGGCAAGGCCATCGCGACCTGCTGCCTGGCCTCGCTGCTGATCCATCCGACCATCACCTGGAGCCTGGGGCAGCTTTTCCAGCTGCCGGTCGGGCCGCTGCGTTCCGCCGTCATCACCGCCAGCATGGCGCCGGGGGTGAACGCCTATCTCTTCGCCTCGATCTATGGCGCGGCGAAGCGGGTGGCGGCGACGACGGTGCTGGTGTCCACGGTGTTGTCGATCCTGTCGATCTGGTTCTGGATCTCGGTCCTGCCCTGA
- a CDS encoding DNA polymerase III subunit delta', with translation MSDEAAPPEPDRVPGAPHPREALRTIGQDQAVADFLAAARAHRLHHGWLISGPRGTGKATLAWSIAKYLLSGSDSPDLTAPPEDPAVRRIRALSEPRLHLVRRPLDDKTQRLRSEITVDEIRRLHGFFHMSAAEGGRRIAIIDAADEMNPAAANALLKLLEEPPARATLLLVAHQPARLLPTIRSRCRELRLHPLGPGDMAQVLAGLGVAHDAARLSALSGGSVGEALRLAGQDGLELYQRITGLFADYPRMDRRAAAALAELAAGRAGAEGDPFDLVMTLLDRFLTRAARTGLMGAPLPEAAEGEAAVLTRLSPGPEAARLWADAQASLSARARAGRAVNLDPSALVLDMLIGLANQPAL, from the coding sequence ATGAGCGACGAGGCCGCCCCGCCCGAACCCGACCGGGTGCCCGGCGCCCCGCATCCGCGCGAGGCGCTTCGCACCATCGGCCAGGACCAGGCGGTCGCGGATTTCCTCGCCGCCGCGCGGGCGCATCGGCTGCATCACGGCTGGCTGATCTCGGGCCCGCGCGGCACCGGCAAGGCGACGCTCGCCTGGAGCATCGCGAAATACCTGCTGAGCGGTTCGGACAGCCCGGACCTGACCGCGCCGCCCGAGGATCCGGCGGTGCGCCGCATCCGCGCCCTGTCCGAGCCGCGGCTGCACCTGGTGCGCCGGCCGCTCGACGACAAGACCCAGCGCCTGCGCAGCGAGATCACCGTGGACGAGATCCGCCGGCTGCACGGGTTCTTTCACATGAGCGCCGCCGAGGGCGGCCGCCGCATCGCCATCATCGACGCCGCCGACGAGATGAACCCGGCCGCCGCCAATGCGCTCTTGAAACTGCTCGAGGAGCCGCCGGCCCGGGCCACGCTGCTTTTGGTCGCGCATCAGCCGGCGCGGCTTTTGCCGACCATCCGCTCGCGCTGCCGGGAATTGCGGCTGCATCCGCTCGGGCCCGGGGACATGGCGCAGGTGCTGGCCGGGCTTGGCGTCGCGCATGACGCGGCGCGGCTTTCGGCGCTGTCGGGCGGCTCGGTCGGCGAGGCGCTGCGGCTGGCCGGCCAAGACGGGCTGGAGCTCTATCAGCGCATCACCGGGCTGTTCGCCGACTATCCGCGCATGGACCGCCGCGCCGCAGCAGCGCTGGCCGAGCTGGCGGCCGGCCGCGCCGGAGCCGAGGGCGATCCCTTCGACCTGGTGATGACGCTGCTCGACCGTTTCCTGACCCGCGCCGCGCGCACCGGGCTGATGGGCGCCCCCCTGCCCGAGGCCGCCGAGGGCGAGGCCGCGGTGCTGACCCGGCTTTCGCCCGGCCCCGAGGCAGCGCGGCTCTGGGCCGATGCCCAGGCCAGCCTCTCGGCCCGCGCCCGCGCCGGCCGGGCGGTCAACCTTGACCCTTCCGCGCTGGTGTTGGATATGCTGATCGGGCTTGCGAACCAGCCCGCCCTGTAA
- the tmk gene encoding dTMP kinase: protein MFISFEGIDGSGKSTQARRLAAALAETGTETLLTREPGGSAGAEEIRRLLVEGRGERWSPETELLLFTAARRDHVERLIRPALARGAHVVTDRFADSTRVYQGLARADLRALVEELHRLTIGIEPDLTLLIDIDPATALARGQARGGVEDRFETLGLDFQRRLRAGFLALAAENPARFRTIDGSGSADEVAARVRTALP from the coding sequence ATGTTCATCAGCTTCGAGGGCATAGACGGATCGGGCAAGTCGACCCAGGCGCGCCGCCTTGCCGCCGCCCTGGCCGAAACCGGCACCGAGACGCTGCTGACCCGCGAGCCCGGCGGCAGCGCGGGCGCCGAGGAGATCCGCCGCCTGCTGGTCGAGGGCCGGGGCGAACGCTGGTCGCCGGAAACCGAGCTGCTGCTTTTCACCGCCGCCCGCCGCGACCATGTCGAGCGGCTGATCCGCCCGGCGCTGGCGCGCGGCGCCCATGTCGTCACCGACCGCTTCGCCGATTCCACCCGGGTCTACCAGGGCCTCGCCCGTGCCGACCTGCGCGCGCTGGTCGAGGAATTGCACCGCCTGACCATCGGCATCGAGCCCGACCTGACGCTGCTGATCGACATCGACCCCGCCACCGCGCTGGCCCGCGGCCAGGCCCGCGGCGGCGTCGAGGACCGTTTCGAAACCCTCGGCCTGGACTTCCAGCGCCGGCTGCGCGCGGGCTTCCTGGCGCTCGCGGCGGAAAACCCCGCGCGGTTCCGCACCATCGACGGCAGCGGCAGCGCCGACGAGGTCGCCGCCCGCGTCCGGACCGCCCTGCCATGA
- a CDS encoding ABC transporter permease: protein MSNALDPHAAIVTEAGGLDRGGPLRTADGQPLTRALARSSRRARRRAFLLVLPLLLFVLLTFLLPIGQMLQRSLKNDGFSANMPQLSAWFHEHPRGTEPDDAAWAALAADLTAAAEARSIGLVGTRVNYDMPGTRSLFTSAGRKARGGIEPPYREAILAMDEKWGDPKLWSVMREASSAYTANFYLAALDRTRDDNGNITMAPEQQQIYVKLFQRTFWLSLVITFTTFLLGFPIAHLLATLPMRKSNLLMILVLLPFWTSLLVRTTAWMVLLQQQGVVNDILVWLGLIGNDQRLQMIFNQTGTIIAMTHILLPFMILPLYSVMRTINPSYVRAARSLGATSWTAFRRIYFPQTLPGLGAGALLVFILAVGYYITPALVGGSSGQLISNLIAMHMTQTLNWSMAAALAALLLGGVLILYWVYDRLVGIDNLKLG, encoded by the coding sequence ATGTCCAACGCGCTTGACCCCCATGCCGCCATCGTGACCGAAGCCGGCGGCCTCGACCGGGGCGGACCCCTGCGGACGGCCGACGGCCAGCCGCTGACCCGGGCGCTGGCGCGCAGTTCGCGCCGGGCGCGGCGCCGCGCCTTCCTGCTGGTGCTGCCGCTGCTGCTGTTCGTGCTGCTGACCTTCCTGCTGCCGATCGGGCAGATGCTGCAACGCTCGCTCAAGAACGACGGCTTCTCGGCCAATATGCCGCAGCTCTCGGCCTGGTTCCACGAACACCCGCGCGGCACCGAGCCGGACGACGCCGCCTGGGCGGCGCTGGCCGCCGACCTGACCGCCGCGGCCGAGGCGCGCAGCATCGGCCTGGTCGGGACCAGGGTGAACTACGACATGCCGGGCACGCGCTCGCTCTTCACCTCGGCCGGGCGCAAGGCCCGCGGCGGCATCGAGCCGCCCTATCGCGAGGCCATCCTCGCGATGGACGAGAAATGGGGCGATCCCAAGCTGTGGTCGGTGATGCGCGAGGCTTCCTCGGCCTATACCGCGAACTTCTACCTGGCGGCGCTGGACCGGACCCGCGACGACAACGGCAACATCACCATGGCGCCCGAGCAGCAGCAGATCTATGTCAAGCTGTTCCAGCGCACCTTCTGGCTGTCGCTGGTCATCACCTTCACCACCTTCCTGCTGGGCTTTCCCATCGCGCATCTGCTGGCGACGCTGCCGATGCGCAAGTCGAACCTGCTGATGATCCTGGTGCTCTTGCCGTTCTGGACCTCGCTGCTGGTCAGGACCACGGCCTGGATGGTGCTGTTGCAGCAGCAGGGCGTGGTCAATGACATCCTGGTCTGGCTGGGGCTGATCGGCAACGACCAGCGGCTGCAGATGATCTTCAACCAGACCGGCACGATCATCGCCATGACCCATATCCTGCTGCCCTTCATGATCCTGCCGCTCTATTCGGTGATGCGCACCATCAACCCCAGCTATGTGCGCGCGGCGCGCAGCTTGGGCGCGACAAGCTGGACGGCGTTCCGGCGCATCTATTTCCCGCAGACCCTGCCGGGACTCGGGGCCGGGGCGCTTCTGGTCTTCATCCTGGCCGTGGGCTACTACATCACCCCGGCGCTGGTCGGCGGCTCGTCGGGGCAGTTGATCTCGAACCTGATCGCCATGCACATGACCCAGACGCTGAACTGGTCCATGGCGGCGGCGCTGGCCGCGCTGCTGCTGGGCGGGGTGCTGATCCTTTACTGGGTCTATGACCGCCTCGTCGGCATCGACAACCTGAAACTGGGGTAA
- the lexA gene encoding transcriptional repressor LexA has translation MLTKKQIQLLEFIQARMARDGVPPSFDEMKLALDLRSKSGIHRLVTALEERGFIRRLPHRARALEIVRLPDSLSKGPGFQPRVIEGDARPAQPLPRGAFEVSVSAVDLPVMGRIAAGVPIEAISEVSHHIAVPGSMLSGKERHYALEVKGDSMIEAGINDGDVVVIREQDTAENGDIVVALVEGFEATLKRYRRKGGMIALEAANPAYETRVLPEDKVHVQGRLVGLIRSY, from the coding sequence ATGCTGACCAAGAAGCAAATCCAGCTGCTTGAATTCATTCAGGCGCGCATGGCCCGCGACGGGGTGCCGCCCTCGTTCGACGAAATGAAACTGGCGCTGGACCTGCGCTCGAAATCAGGAATTCACCGCCTCGTGACCGCCCTTGAAGAACGCGGCTTCATCCGCCGCCTGCCGCATCGCGCCCGGGCGCTGGAGATCGTCCGCCTGCCCGACAGCCTCAGCAAGGGCCCGGGCTTCCAGCCGCGGGTGATCGAGGGCGATGCCCGCCCCGCCCAGCCGCTGCCGCGCGGCGCCTTCGAGGTCTCGGTCTCGGCGGTCGACCTGCCGGTGATGGGCCGCATCGCCGCCGGCGTCCCGATCGAGGCGATCTCGGAGGTTTCGCATCACATCGCGGTGCCCGGCTCGATGCTCTCGGGCAAGGAGCGGCACTATGCGCTTGAGGTCAAAGGCGATTCGATGATCGAGGCCGGCATCAACGACGGCGACGTGGTGGTGATCCGCGAACAGGACACGGCCGAGAACGGCGACATCGTCGTGGCGCTGGTCGAGGGTTTCGAGGCGACGCTGAAACGCTATCGCCGCAAGGGCGGCATGATCGCGCTGGAAGCCGCGAACCCGGCCTATGAGACGCGGGTGCTGCCCGAGGACAAGGTGCATGTCCAGGGCCGGCTGGTCGGGCTGATCCGCAGCTACTGA
- a CDS encoding ABC transporter substrate-binding protein — protein sequence MKKVLILTTALCGLGVAAQAQNKEVNVVSWGGAYEKSQVEAYNIPFAKETGIKVNMMAADNPATPLKAQIEAKNITGDVFDIEVSDAIRLCDEGALVEIDPATLPPAPDGTPATEDFIPGALRDCAVANIFWGTVIAYDKTKFPDGPPTTAADFFDTAKFPGKRGLPKSPKRTLYLALVADGVAPDQVYETLDTPEGVDRAFAKLDTIKKDVVWWEAGAQPVQLLADGEVTMATGYNGRFFDAMVAEGKPFEIIWDGQFMDMDMFAIPKGSPNPEAAMQYLKFATDTQRLADQAKWIAYGPSRKSSAALVGLYQDGKTEMAPHMPTSEEHMKTAVMDDPEWWADHDAEMAERFNAWLAAN from the coding sequence ATGAAGAAAGTGTTGATCCTGACCACGGCCTTGTGCGGGTTGGGAGTTGCGGCGCAGGCCCAGAACAAGGAGGTCAACGTGGTCTCCTGGGGCGGCGCCTATGAGAAATCGCAGGTCGAGGCCTATAACATCCCCTTCGCCAAGGAGACGGGGATCAAGGTCAACATGATGGCCGCCGACAACCCGGCCACCCCGCTCAAGGCCCAGATCGAGGCCAAGAACATCACCGGCGACGTGTTCGACATCGAGGTCTCGGACGCGATCCGCCTCTGCGACGAGGGCGCGCTGGTCGAGATCGACCCGGCCACCCTGCCGCCGGCGCCGGACGGCACGCCCGCGACGGAAGACTTCATCCCCGGCGCGCTGCGCGACTGCGCGGTGGCGAACATCTTCTGGGGCACGGTCATCGCCTATGACAAGACCAAGTTCCCCGACGGCCCGCCCACCACCGCCGCGGATTTCTTCGACACCGCCAAGTTCCCGGGCAAGCGCGGCCTGCCGAAAAGCCCCAAGCGCACGCTCTACCTGGCGCTGGTCGCCGATGGCGTCGCGCCCGACCAGGTCTATGAGACGCTGGACACGCCCGAGGGCGTCGACCGGGCCTTCGCCAAGCTCGACACCATCAAGAAGGACGTGGTCTGGTGGGAAGCCGGCGCCCAGCCGGTGCAGCTGCTTGCCGATGGCGAGGTCACGATGGCGACCGGCTACAACGGCCGCTTCTTCGATGCCATGGTGGCCGAGGGCAAGCCCTTCGAGATCATCTGGGACGGCCAGTTCATGGACATGGATATGTTCGCCATTCCCAAGGGCTCGCCCAACCCCGAGGCGGCGATGCAATACCTGAAATTCGCCACCGACACCCAGCGCCTGGCCGACCAGGCGAAATGGATCGCCTATGGCCCGTCGCGCAAATCCTCGGCGGCGCTGGTCGGGCTCTATCAGGACGGCAAGACCGAGATGGCCCCGCATATGCCGACCAGCGAGGAGCACATGAAGACCGCCGTCATGGACGACCCGGAATGGTGGGCCGACCACGATGCCGAGATGGCCGAGCGCTTCAACGCCTGGCTGGCCGCCAACTGA
- a CDS encoding MBL fold metallo-hydrolase: protein MIRATILGCGSSGGVPRLGGRWGECDPANPRNRRRRCSLLLERVGPAGVTRVLIDTGPDFVPQMLDAGVGELDAVVYTHPHADHIHGIDDLRQLVFNMRRIMPVWADAQTEAALRSRFGYIFETPEGSSYPPVCEIAPIRGRFAVEGAGGAIDFLPFAVNHGDIPALGFRIGAGAGLVYLPDVLAIPEAAWPAIQGCEVFICDALRRTPHPSHAHLALALEWIARSGCARGVITNMHIELDYDAVMAETPAHVVPAHDGLQIELT from the coding sequence ATGATCCGCGCCACCATCCTGGGCTGCGGCTCGTCCGGCGGCGTACCGCGTCTGGGCGGCCGCTGGGGCGAATGCGACCCGGCGAACCCGCGCAACCGGCGCCGGCGCTGTTCGCTGCTGCTCGAGCGTGTCGGGCCCGCGGGCGTGACGCGGGTGCTGATCGACACCGGCCCGGATTTCGTGCCGCAGATGCTGGACGCCGGCGTGGGCGAACTGGACGCGGTGGTCTATACCCATCCCCATGCCGACCATATCCACGGCATCGACGACCTGCGGCAGCTGGTCTTCAACATGCGCCGCATCATGCCGGTCTGGGCCGATGCGCAGACCGAGGCCGCCCTGCGCAGCCGCTTCGGCTATATCTTCGAGACGCCCGAGGGCTCGTCCTATCCGCCGGTCTGCGAGATCGCCCCGATCCGCGGCCGCTTCGCGGTCGAGGGCGCGGGCGGCGCGATCGACTTCCTGCCCTTCGCGGTGAACCACGGCGACATTCCGGCGCTGGGGTTCCGCATCGGCGCGGGCGCGGGCCTCGTCTACCTGCCCGACGTGCTGGCGATCCCCGAGGCGGCCTGGCCCGCCATCCAGGGCTGCGAGGTCTTCATCTGCGACGCCTTGCGCCGCACGCCGCATCCCAGCCATGCGCATCTGGCGCTGGCGCTGGAGTGGATCGCGCGTTCGGGCTGCGCGCGGGGCGTCATCACCAACATGCATATCGAGCTGGATTACGACGCGGTGATGGCCGAGACGCCCGCCCATGTCGTGCCGGCCCATGACGGGCTGCAGATCGAACTGACATGA
- a CDS encoding ABC transporter permease translates to MALPTYASPLEKVWHYAYLAICAAIFFFLIAPIVVVIPLSFNAEPYFTFTDKMLSFDPEGYSMRWYRSLLTFGMANPDAPGGLGWWADAWQNAKWVNAAKSSIIIGFFSTILATVLGTLAALGLSRPEMPFRRIIMAVLISPMIVPIIITATGMFFFYSNPCEPLTWIGLNPQCGKLAGTYLGVILAHATLGIPFVIITVTATLIGFDQSLNRAAASLGANPRTTFFRITMPLILPGVISGALFAFVTSFDEVVAVLFIAGPDQQTIPRQMWNGIREQISPAILAVATLLVIFSIALLATVEMLRRRSERLRGITPH, encoded by the coding sequence ATGGCGCTTCCGACTTACGCCTCGCCGCTGGAAAAGGTCTGGCACTACGCCTATCTGGCGATCTGCGCGGCGATCTTCTTCTTCCTGATCGCGCCGATCGTGGTGGTGATCCCGCTCAGCTTCAATGCCGAGCCCTATTTCACCTTCACCGACAAGATGCTGTCCTTCGACCCCGAGGGCTATTCGATGCGCTGGTATCGCAGCCTGCTGACCTTCGGCATGGCCAATCCGGACGCGCCGGGCGGGCTCGGCTGGTGGGCGGATGCCTGGCAGAACGCGAAATGGGTGAATGCGGCGAAATCGTCGATCATCATCGGCTTCTTCTCGACCATCCTCGCCACGGTGCTGGGCACGCTGGCGGCGCTGGGCCTGTCGCGGCCCGAGATGCCGTTCCGCCGCATCATCATGGCGGTGCTGATCTCGCCGATGATCGTGCCGATCATCATCACGGCGACGGGGATGTTCTTCTTCTACTCGAACCCCTGCGAGCCCTTGACCTGGATCGGGCTGAACCCGCAATGCGGCAAGCTCGCCGGCACCTATCTGGGCGTGATCCTGGCCCATGCCACGCTGGGCATCCCCTTCGTCATCATCACGGTGACGGCGACGCTGATCGGCTTCGACCAGTCGCTGAACCGGGCGGCGGCGAGCCTCGGGGCGAACCCGCGCACGACCTTCTTCCGCATCACCATGCCGCTGATCCTGCCGGGCGTGATCTCGGGCGCGCTCTTCGCCTTCGTCACCTCCTTCGACGAGGTGGTGGCGGTGCTCTTCATCGCCGGCCCCGACCAGCAGACCATCCCGCGCCAGATGTGGAACGGCATCCGCGAGCAGATCTCGCCGGCGATCCTGGCCGTCGCCACGCTGCTGGTGATCTTCTCGATCGCCCTGCTCGCGACGGTCGAGATGCTGCGCCGCCGCTCGGAACGGCTGCGGGGCATCACGCCGCATTGA
- a CDS encoding D-alanyl-D-alanine carboxypeptidase family protein — protein MRALTFRIFALLMVLALPARAFDTNARAAWVYDVATGTVLMEKNAEEPLPPASMSKLMTLNMLFEALHEGRVAMDTTFPVSTKAWHMGGSKMFVEPADRPTVEELIHGIIINSGNDACVVVAEGLAGTEEAFARLMNERAQQLGMTQSHFANSSGWPAPDHRMSMHDLGILATRLITEFPELYKNFGLTEYNYKGRVPSNANNRNPLLRLGGGDWTADGLKTGHTQEAGYGLVGSAVQGDRRIVFVIAGLPSDKARAEESERIVNWAYRQFTMRTIIPKDEIVTQAPVWLGESSRVGLTTRDGVRVLIPAGSHDGVTAEAVFNGPIEAPIAKGDRLGELVVNIPGTGQSRLPLFAAADVARSGVLGRMQSAAFRLGERAMQSVRN, from the coding sequence ATGCGCGCTCTGACGTTCCGCATCTTCGCTCTCCTCATGGTCCTGGCGCTGCCGGCCCGGGCCTTCGACACCAATGCCCGCGCCGCCTGGGTCTATGACGTGGCGACCGGCACCGTGCTGATGGAGAAGAATGCCGAGGAGCCGCTGCCGCCGGCCTCGATGTCCAAGCTGATGACGCTGAACATGCTGTTCGAGGCCTTGCACGAAGGCCGGGTGGCGATGGACACCACTTTCCCGGTCTCGACCAAGGCCTGGCACATGGGCGGCTCGAAGATGTTCGTCGAGCCCGCCGACCGCCCCACGGTTGAGGAGCTGATCCACGGCATCATCATCAACTCGGGCAACGACGCCTGCGTGGTGGTGGCCGAGGGCCTGGCCGGCACCGAGGAGGCCTTTGCCCGGCTGATGAACGAGCGCGCGCAGCAACTGGGCATGACGCAGTCGCATTTCGCCAATTCCTCGGGCTGGCCGGCGCCGGACCACCGCATGTCGATGCACGACCTGGGGATCCTGGCGACGCGGCTAATCACCGAATTTCCCGAGCTTTACAAGAACTTCGGCCTGACCGAATACAATTACAAGGGCCGGGTGCCCTCGAATGCCAACAACCGCAACCCGCTGTTGCGGCTTGGCGGGGGCGACTGGACGGCCGACGGGCTCAAGACCGGCCACACGCAGGAGGCGGGCTATGGCCTGGTCGGCTCGGCGGTGCAGGGCGACCGCCGCATCGTCTTCGTGATCGCCGGCCTGCCCAGCGACAAGGCCCGGGCCGAGGAATCCGAGCGCATCGTCAACTGGGCCTATCGCCAGTTCACCATGCGCACCATCATCCCCAAGGACGAGATCGTGACCCAGGCCCCGGTCTGGCTGGGCGAGAGCAGCCGCGTCGGCCTGACCACCCGCGACGGCGTGCGGGTGCTGATCCCGGCCGGCTCGCATGACGGCGTCACCGCCGAGGCGGTGTTCAACGGCCCGATCGAGGCGCCGATCGCCAAGGGCGACCGGCTGGGCGAGCTGGTCGTCAACATCCCCGGCACCGGCCAGTCGCGGCTGCCGCTCTTCGCCGCCGCCGACGTGGCCCGCAGCGGCGTCCTCGGCCGGATGCAAAGCGCCGCCTTCCGACTGGGCGAGCGGGCGATGCAATCCGTGCGCAACTGA
- the glp gene encoding gephyrin-like molybdotransferase Glp — MISVDEARALVLALAHPPQAEEIAVQDALGRALAAPAVARLTQPPFDAAAMDGYALRSADLPGPLAVVGTAAAGVPYAGETPPGSAIRIFTGAPVPAGYDRVVMQEIVTRDGDRITVADAGSNLNIRLQGNDFSAGSAFRPARPLRPADLALIAAMNVARVSVARRPRVAVLAGGDELVRPGATPAAGQIISSNDIAIAALAREAGAEPVVLPLARDTEDSLRDRFAEAEGCDLIVTIGGASVGDHDLVAKVSADLGMQRSFYKLAMRPGKPLMAGRMGDAAMLGLPGNPVSALVCAKLFMQPLLRAMQGLPPGPELAQARLAADLPPEGNRQHYLRARLAPGDGLPLIAPFAEQDSARLWLLAEADALLVRPAHDPGRKAGEIMEFLPL, encoded by the coding sequence ATGATCAGCGTCGACGAAGCCCGCGCCCTGGTGCTGGCCCTTGCCCATCCGCCGCAGGCCGAGGAGATCGCGGTGCAGGACGCGCTGGGCCGCGCGCTGGCCGCGCCCGCGGTCGCGCGGCTGACGCAGCCGCCCTTCGACGCCGCCGCCATGGACGGCTATGCGCTGCGCTCGGCCGATCTGCCGGGGCCGCTGGCGGTGGTCGGCACGGCGGCGGCCGGCGTGCCCTATGCGGGCGAAACGCCGCCCGGCAGCGCGATCCGCATCTTTACCGGCGCGCCGGTGCCGGCCGGCTATGACCGGGTGGTGATGCAGGAGATCGTGACCCGCGACGGCGACCGCATCACCGTGGCCGATGCGGGATCGAACCTGAACATCCGCCTGCAAGGCAATGATTTTTCCGCAGGTTCCGCGTTCCGGCCGGCGCGGCCGCTGCGCCCGGCCGACTTGGCGCTGATCGCGGCGATGAACGTGGCGCGGGTCTCGGTCGCGCGGCGGCCGCGGGTCGCGGTGCTGGCCGGCGGGGATGAGCTGGTGCGGCCCGGCGCCACCCCGGCGGCCGGGCAGATCATCAGCTCGAACGACATCGCCATCGCCGCGCTGGCGCGCGAGGCCGGGGCCGAACCCGTGGTCCTGCCGCTGGCCCGCGATACCGAGGACAGCCTGCGCGACCGCTTCGCCGAGGCCGAGGGCTGCGACCTGATCGTGACCATCGGCGGCGCCTCGGTGGGCGATCACGACCTGGTGGCCAAGGTCTCGGCCGACCTGGGGATGCAGCGCAGTTTCTACAAGCTGGCGATGCGGCCGGGCAAGCCGCTGATGGCCGGGCGCATGGGCGATGCCGCCATGCTGGGCCTGCCGGGAAATCCAGTCTCGGCCCTGGTTTGCGCGAAACTGTTCATGCAGCCGCTGCTGCGCGCCATGCAGGGCCTGCCGCCCGGGCCAGAGCTGGCGCAGGCCCGGCTTGCCGCCGACCTGCCGCCCGAGGGCAACCGCCAGCATTATCTGCGCGCGCGGCTGGCGCCGGGCGACGGCCTGCCGCTGATCGCCCCCTTTGCCGAGCAGGACAGCGCCCGGCTGTGGCTGCTGGCCGAAGCCGACGCGCTGCTGGTCCGCCCGGCGCATGACCCGGGCCGCAAGGCCGGCGAGATCATGGAATTCCTGCCGCTTTAA
- a CDS encoding TatD family hydrolase: MSETPLPALVDSHCHLDFPDFDGQQAELVARARAAGVTRMVTICTRMGNEPRVRAIAEAHAGVFYAAGIHPMYAAEEPAVTVEDLVALARHPKFVGIGETGLDYHYTADSAAVQAESLRIHIEAARRTGLPLIIHSRDADADMARILTEEHRAGAFSCVMHCYTSGPELARAALDLGFYLSMSGIAAFPRSTEIREIFLAAPRDRILVETDAPYLAPPPHRGKRNEPAFVAHTARAGAQALGLTEAEFAALTSANFDRLFAKAAA; this comes from the coding sequence ATGTCCGAGACCCCCTTGCCCGCCCTGGTGGACAGCCACTGCCACCTGGACTTTCCCGACTTCGACGGCCAGCAGGCCGAGCTGGTCGCGCGCGCCCGCGCCGCCGGGGTGACGCGCATGGTCACGATCTGCACCCGCATGGGCAACGAGCCGCGCGTGCGCGCCATCGCCGAGGCACATGCGGGCGTCTTCTACGCCGCCGGGATCCATCCGATGTATGCCGCCGAAGAGCCCGCCGTCACCGTCGAGGACCTGGTCGCGCTGGCCCGGCATCCGAAATTCGTCGGCATCGGCGAGACCGGGCTCGACTATCACTATACCGCCGACAGCGCCGCGGTTCAGGCCGAAAGCCTGCGCATCCATATCGAGGCCGCGCGCCGGACCGGCCTGCCGCTGATCATCCATTCCCGCGACGCCGATGCCGACATGGCCCGCATCCTGACCGAGGAGCACCGCGCCGGCGCCTTTTCCTGCGTCATGCATTGCTATACCTCGGGGCCGGAGCTGGCCCGCGCGGCGCTGGACCTGGGCTTCTACCTGTCGATGTCGGGCATCGCCGCCTTTCCGCGCTCGACCGAGATCCGCGAGATCTTCCTGGCCGCCCCCCGCGATCGCATCCTGGTCGAGACCGACGCGCCCTATCTGGCGCCGCCGCCGCATCGCGGCAAGCGCAACGAGCCGGCCTTTGTCGCCCATACCGCCCGGGCCGGCGCTCAGGCGCTCGGCCTGACCGAGGCCGAATTCGCCGCCCTGACCAGCGCGAATTTCGACCGGCTGTTTGCCAAGGCCGCGGCATGA